The genomic DNA cagcacacaccacccccagcacctcctcacCCTCCACCAGGGCAGGTCCTGCCAGTTTTCCCAAATTAAACCCCTTTGTAAGTTATTTTTCCCACACAATAGTTCCCAGAAAACCTTTTCTCTGGCACTACTGTTAgaatcctgggatggtttgggctgaAGGACCATAAAGCCCACCCAGTCCCACctctctgccacaggcagggacaccttccactacaccaggaTGCTCCGAGCCCTgaccaacctggccttggacacttccaggaatgggaaggCTTGGGATGCCCCCTGCTCATGCGCAACTCCCACTGGAAATCTCACATTGGGTCATTTattgaaaactttttttattgTAATCAAAAAGTGACATAACAGGGCTGTAATGTATTCTGCATTTTATCCGCTGGTATTTGGTAACTGGTACCAGCTGCTTCTGccaggcaattaaaaaaaacccgAATGTGAAAATCTTCACAGTACAGTAAACTCCACCCAAAATAATTAACGGTGGTTAAAAAGAAGATGCCCCAGCAAAACCTTTCATGTTACATGGTCACAACTCACAATTCTGTACAAAATGTTCACTTTTATAAAGCTTTGatgtaaaaatcaaataatcaagcagcaatattttaagTGCAGCACAGGGTCTTTCATGTCATTATTTACAACGCTTGAAGTCGTTTACATTTTAACAAAGATCATACAGATGACTTAGTAATTAAGTCATTTTTTCACTATCTGTCGGTTTATGTCGTGACAGATTTCACTTTTTGGTCATCTTTCTCTTTATCTTTGCTCTTctttgattttttcttcttgtgtttgtgtttttggCTCTTTTCCAATTCTGTCTCATTTCCCATGTGTTTCTTATGCTTCTTATGTTTCTTGTGCTTCTTGtgcttcttcttctctttcttctttttctttttcttgctgtccTGACTCTcccctgagctggcactgctgctgtggctccGTGTCTGGCTCTCGGAGGGGCTGTGGCTGCGGCTACGGCTGacgctggggctgctctggctctggctcctgccCACCTCTGGCTGCTCGGCGGGAGCCGGGGCCGCCGCCTCCTCTTTCGCCTTATCCACAGCCTTTTCCTTCGCCTCTTTGGGCGTTTTCCCCGCAGCCTCCTCGTCCTTTGCAGACACGTTGCTCTCGCTGTCGCTCTCGTTGTAGTCTGGCACGAAGGCGGCCTCGTCGGTCTCGCGGGTGAGGTCGGACGAGAGGCGCGCGGCACTGCTCACCGGCGGCCTCGGCTTTGCCGCGCCTTTATCGCTCTGACCCGCCATGTTCTCCTTCTCCACTTTAACTTCTGGCGAGTCCTGTTTCACTGGTGGCTTATTCCCACCTGGCTCTTTCTCCTTATTGCTCTTGACTTCTGGGACatgcttctccttctccttctctttctccttctctttgcCCGGGTTTTTATCTGGGGGTTTGTGTTCCTCAGCGGGGCGCTTGGGCTCGTGCACAGCTTTGTGCTCGGCGGGCTTGCGCTCCCGCGGGGGGCTGTAGCTGCTCCGCTTGGCCTCTGCAGGGCCCTTCTTGGGTGGCTCCGCACGCTCCTCTCTTGGTTTGCTCTTCTGCCCTGCTGTGGAGTCTCTGATCCGGGATGGGGAGTCTTTCCTCCGTGCTGATTCACTCTTCTCATCTCTGCGCTTGGAACTTGAatgctccctgctgccatcaTGGTCAGACTTCTTGTCCCGGTTGGGAGTGAAGTCCTTCGCAGCAGAGCCACGGCCACTGTCATGCTTCTCTGAAGATCTGCCATCTTTAGAAGACTGAGATAcagtttttccatttccttgctCAGCTGTGCGTTCTGAGTGCTCTTTTTCTGGCTGAACACTGCTCTTCCTCTTCTCAGAACTGTCCTTGTCTGACAAAGAATGATCCCGGTCTTTGGTTTTACCTTTTTCGCTCGACACGGAACTTTTTGAACTCTTGGCATCGTGTTGGGTACTTTCATAACTTGTCTCTTTTGCAGCCTTCTGTATTTTCTCCAGAGGCTCTGTCTCCTTTTCAGTGTGTTTGAGGGGGTTTGGTGCCTTTGCACTCACAGGTTTGATAACACTGGTGGGTTTTCCTAcagctgggggcacctgggtgGTGGATTTGATGTCTTCCTCTTCAGACTCAAAGTCATCTTTATCCCACTTGGACTGAGGGACCTGGATCATGATAATGACATCCTCAGCAGGGGCTGTTATGTCATTGTTATACTCCTCCAGGGTCTTAATGACAGTTCGTTTGGTGTCTGACTTTTCCTCAGGCTTCCTGACAGGGCTTCCCCCAGTGGAACTCGTGCTGGGAGGAAAAACACGGACATTAGTAATGGGATGCACACACAGCTAGCTCTGGGAACATTTTATAAACTGGCTTGTGTTTCAATTCTAAATTCTCAGTATTTTCCTTAAGGATGTTCAATTAAGGGAACAGACAAGAGAAAGGCTGAGTTCACTGGCTGAGATTATGAGCAATCAATTAATTTAGTATCTTGCTACTATACATTTAATTAAGAAAGACACAAGATTATCAGATTGGGGACTGTCTGATCTGGTAATTCCTTCATGTCCTATTTCTCCCAATGGCAGATAAATTAGATATCCATTCTTCTTTCAACATGAAAGCAAGCAATTATGGAGAGGTACAGACAGGCAAAGTTTTATCCTTATGCCCCAGTTCTTCCTTAGaaaaatggacattttaaaagctttttagaTTACCAAGACAAGATACTATCTTAAGTCTTCAACCAATGTCTTAAATGTTTTGAGTGTGCATCACCAGCAAATGAACCCTACCAGCTTCCTGGGCAGTACAACCTGCTCGTTTTCCTTAACAACAGCTGAGTTTGACCCATGTACAGTCTCATAAGGAAGATCATGGATTATTCCCTTGTTTAGCACCAATTTAGCTGTTCCTTTCCTTAAGCACCATAAAGAGTtggaggggggaggaggaaagaaagaaaaggaaaagaactgcCTGAGGTACCTGGTGTAATCCACAAGAGTTGAGCTAGCGCCATCAGCTGCTGTCACTTTCctccttgcttttccctttgtctTTTCCGCTTtaactttgctgctgctgggctcaggtTTCTCCACAGCTTCTTTTCCAGGTGGCACGTTTTCTCCACTCACAatcttttttccagtttctcgGTTAAGTTTAATCTTTTTGGATGGGTTATTAAGAAAAGCAGCTTTATCCTTTTCCGGGGTCCGTTCTCCTTTCTCCCCCTCAGGCTCAGCCTTCCCCTTGGGTGATGTTTTCAATTCTGCACTTTCAGGTTTATAGGCCTTTGCAGAAGTGGCCTCATGTTCTTTAtcagccttttcctctgcttttcttttccttttctcaagtTTGGCATCAGAAAGTTTGCTTTTCTCAGCAGGTTTCTTTGACTTCTCCTCCTTGCCGGAGGGCTTCTCTGCCTTGGCTTCTTTAGGATGttctttctttgccttctcCTCCTTGGCTGGTCTGGTTTCTGGGTGGTCCTTTGTCACTTTGGGATGAGCCTTCCGTGGTGTACCAAGAGCCTTCTCATCCTTCTGAGAGGAAGAGGTTTTAACACTGTCTGTTTTTGGCAGCTCTTCCTTGACTTTTTTCACAGGAGGTTCCGTTCGAGGAGATTTTTCGCGATCGGGGTCCaccttttcctgggaagcttTAGCTGGCTTTGCTACGCTGTCTTTCTTTGGAGCAGCTGCCACTTCTACTTTCCGCTTTGTTTTCTCAACCTTTGCTTTTGGCttatccttctcttttttctccttttcagacACTGGTTTGAAAGCAATGGAATCCGCTTCCATGGGCTCATCCCTTACAGGGGTGGCATCATCCCTGCTTGGCAGCATGAATAGAGAGTCTGTTTTAGCATCTTCTGTTGGAACTGGCTCTCTTGGTTTTCTTGCCCCTTCTAACAGCTCAACATTGGGAAATCCTTCATTCTCAtccccttttcttctcttccggtgttttttatgtttattgCCTTTTCCATCCCCCAGTGGATTTTCCACCTCCTTCTCTTTTGATTTTGTAGGATCTTTGATGCCATGGCTCTCTCTCCCAGGCTTTTCAGGGTAGTTTCCAGCTACATTACGATTCCtgtggctctgcccagcaggaTACTCCTCCCTCCGTCCCCGAGCATACGGTGAATTCTCTCGTCGGGTCCCAGGTGGGCCAAACCGTTCTGGAGAGAAGTTCTCTCTGTTCACTGGAGGCCGTGGTTGAGCGCCCACAGCATAGCCCTTGTAAAACTTCTCGTACCACTCTCTGTAGTTCCTCTCCCATTCTCTGTACCTCTCCTTCTCAAAGGGGTCTCTGAAGTCCACCGAGCGGCCATAGTAGGCCTTCATGTCGTACGGGGGCACCTCTCGGTAGCGGTTGAAGTACTCGCGCTCGGCCTCGCCCTGCGGGACCGTCCGTTTGGTGGGGGACTGGCCCCGGAACACCGGAGACCTGGAGCGGGAGTGGTAGCGCCTGTACGGGGGcgagcgggagcgggagcggtGGTAGCCGTGCGAGCGCGAGCGGGAGCGGTAGTTCCGACTCTTCCCTTTGCCTCGTCTCTGATAGGGCGGCGACCGCGAGTAGGAGCGGGAGTGGGAGCGGCTGAAGGAGCGTGAGTAGGAGCGGGAGCGCGACGAACCTGAGCGTGACTTGGAGTAGGTGTATGAGCTTCTAGAGTAAGATGAAGCGCTATAGGGAGACTTGGAccttaaaaaaacacaacaaaaaaaccagatGAAGTTAATTCCAAACAGTCTTTCTCCTCAAATCTTTTCCtcccacatttattttttctctcctctccacaTGCTTATGTCAAAGCTTCTTTCAGCTGCTGACATAAAGCTACTGCAAATTGAAGAACTTGATAACATGTAAAAGTTTCTGCTCACAAGACagaacagctgctgctttgttagTGTCAGAACACACAGAAGGGTCAGTCTACTTCCACTCACTCTATCACATGAGCTACCAGAGCTACGGACAGATTTCAGGTGGTTACACTGGCCTCTACTGGTACGGGAACAAGCACATTTGTCACTACTTGGCAACCACATGCAgtgcaaataatttttgttgcGGTAAGATGAAAAAAGAGCAAATCTGAGTGGCTACAGTGCAGAATCACACCGAGAAAACACAACGTAGCCTGAAGACAGCAAAGCCCAAAGTTAAAACACCAGCTCGGTCTATTAACTGCACccttttttgggaatttggacAGGATGCACAATCCCAATACTGCAAAGGACCTACAGACAGGCCTGTGGAATCCACACTGCCAGGCAGGTGTCCCAAAAACATCCTGCACATCCCTCTAGCTCTAACCAAGGCAAGTGACCGCATTGCAAGAAAAATCTCATCTAAAAGCTTCTACCCTCAGTCTCGAGTCACATGCCCCAGTGCCATGACTCTGGGAAAGCTCCTGACAGCACTGCTAACAACTACTCCTGCCCAAGGGATTTCTGGGGACGGAAAACAGCAGCTACCCTCAGGTTTTTCTTCTACTGTTTTTAATGAATCATTTCACATGATTCATATGTTCATTAGCATCATTCCTCCTCTCCAAGTCCCTCACCATTTTCAGATTTCCTTACAAATAAGTCTCAGCTTTTAATTCCCAAGAAAAATTTAACAATGTCACCCAACATGTGAAAGCCCCCAGTCTGCAGTCCAGGTTCAAACATCTCATGTATCCATATGAGATggacaaaagcagaaatgaggACGATTTCTCTCACCTATCTCCTCCAAACTGCTTGGACTGCTTGGTTACAATCAGAATAGTGAGACGCTGAAAATCCAGCCCTTACAGCTATTCTGTTCCTTGCCTCCTCAGGGCTGTCAGGCAGTGAAGGATACCACTGCAGAGATACCTTAGCAAGACAGATGCTTAGTGCTCCTTAGTGCCTGTTGCCCAGTGCTAATTGAGTCACCTGCAATCTCTGCCACACTGGAGCCAATAACTTGCATATGACACTCCTGTCACTGCTCATCCCTCAATCATCCAATCCATCTAACGACAGGGAGGTGGAGTGGAACTCCTCCTGATTCCTCTAGACAATCTGCTTCTCCATTACGGACATGTAAAGCAGTTACCTGGAAAACGAACGCCTACGCTCCTTTTGAATCTTTTTATATTCCATCAATTCCTTAGCAAAATCATTTGTAAACTCATCAAGTTtggactttttcttttccctgttaaaATAAGTTTGACCTTTATTACAATTATAGTTTGACCTTTATTACAAAAGAcatcaagaaacaaaacatggcCAATATGAGAAAATGTTTACTGCATGCAATGCAAAAGGTGAACATCCTATTTAAGCAAAAACAGTTCCTACAAGTTTTAGGAAAAGTTCTAGAATTACATTTGTCTTGGTTTAGCTTTGCATATTTACCATCTGCGATGAAAAAGTATATTGGAAGAAACACTATGTCACTTTTGCTAGGTCAGATGCACTTTAGTGTAACCGCAGTCCAATACGCTCCCCCGATACAGACATGAAAACAAGGCAACGTTAGCGAGCCAAATACTTACTCCTCTTTAAGCCTCCGTTGCTCTCTGTAAAACTCCTCCCTAGAGAGAGGAGGTGCTTGTGTCGTTGGGATGGTGTTTGAATGAGCCGCTGGCACTGCTGTTGGGACCCAAGCTGATGACATgtttgcaggagctgggggatATCCGGGAGGGGGGACAGTGTACCCAGCGGATGGAGGCTGCCCAGGTGGAAACTGAGGAGGAAACTGTGGTGGTGGTACCCCcggaggaagaggaagagcatGGGGTGGTGGAGGATACAAGGGAGGTGGAGGCACAGGCACAAAGACTGGTGCTGATGCTGGCAGTGATGGGGCCTGAGTCCTTTGGGCACGGTCACTGTGCGGGCGTCCTCGATTTGAACtttaaagaaacccaaaaacaCGTGTCACTGTTTGTCACAGCCTGCCCTGAGCGTACAGAGGAAAGCGAAGCGGCAGCACGGCGGGAGCACTCCTGGTTCTCACTGGTCTCCGGCTTTTTGTTCACTCGAGACTACACTCAGTCCTGGAGCCTCGTACTTGCCTTGCACATCCTcgccccagcagctccctcagccttctctCCTTACACTCAGCTTTGGGACTGTGGGCGAGGCTGCCATGAGACCCCCATCTCCCACAAGCCAAGCACTCActgctcctctgcccctcctgACACACCTTGAGCTCTGCACTCCTGGGCTTCCGAGCACTGCGCAGGAATTAACTCACCTCTTACAACTCTCCTAACCTCTCCTACATTTGtttcctgagctcctgcctcACAATGCATTGGCCTGTTCTTGTCcctgaattgttttttcttgtttactgGATTTGAGATTTTAGATAATCTGGGGGATGGATGTTGgatttggttttgatttatCTTTCAGACTTTATAAAAACAATGACCCTTACAGCCTGGCTGTAACAAATCTCTAACAAACGAAGGACTAATTTGACGCTGTGATAACAGATAAACAGGTTCCTCTTTCTaatgagaaaaagcagcttGGCACTTTGAGATGACTaaactgcagaaatacaaaactGTCATAAAAATAACAGCCTCTAAATTTTCAATAATTTGCTTAATCAGTATCAACTAAGTTGTTAAAGAAAGAATGTTGGAGGGTGATTTCTACTGGGAAATCAATTTCTTCAGCCTTATTCAGTCAGCAATCAAAAGGGTGCTTTTCCATTTGATCTTTTAATTACATTTAGTTTTTATATGTAATTTAGGCTTCCCAAAAAGTGTTCATTAGTCAGAATCTTCTTTTCAATTATGTactggagttttatttttcaataatcTTACTGTAAGCACAGGTCCCCTTTGTTAAAGTTAATTTAAATGAAGCcacttgaaaattaattaccACTTGAATTCTCCACAActattatttcattataaatcAGCTGTTGTCTAAGCGATGTGTTAAGATTAATTTACAACCAGTTACAACTAGCAATACATTCAATTTCTGTTGAATACTtacagctcccagcctggcctgcgAAGTGCACCAGCTCTCATTGGATGACCTtttgcagcagggacaggaaaaaaaatcccagtaagTTTATCTGAAGACAACTTTTTCGACGAAATTCTAAAGTTCTAGTTTCTTACCAGTTGTAGGTATTGATTGTCCTTGAGGGCCCAGAAGACTTGGTATCGCTGGCTGTCTCAGTACAGGAACCTGATAGCCCTTGGGAATAAATGCAAACAGTCACAAAACAAGCTCTACTAGAACATAAGAATCATTGTATGTGATGAAATAAAATCTACCTTCTCTTCCAACAAACTGCTGATTGACAAAGGGGAAGATTTGGAAAGCTCAGCAGCAGTCATCAGAGCAGGAGGCAAAACAGCATCGGCATCACTACaaaaacaacacatttttattatcaaaacactgctttgaagtgaaatataatacatatttttaaatgtaaagtcCAAGGTGAGAAAAGGCTGATttcactaaattaaaaaaaattttaaaataatcttcacCAGATTTCCACCTGTGAAGTTGGCAGGCTCCAGAGGAAGCACTGCTGAGGAGTCTGTTTGGATGTTGGTATTTAGAGAGGAAGCtctctggaaaaatatttgattaagCAGCACTTGAAAGGATGAGAATCCATATAACCCGTGCACTGAACCTCAGCTTTGGAAGATGCAAGAACTGAAATTCCattagaaaatgtttctgtgctCCTTTGAATCGTGATCCTTGTACTGatggcacagctgagcctggcagccCTCTGGACACACTGGTTCCGTGCATCCAAGGCAGCAGGATTAAAGGATGTAACCCTAAACACTTGTAATagatttttacatgaaaatattatttcctcagtaatgaagagaaaataatgagaCACTAAGGtctaacagaaataaatggcTACTCTCTGAATGGCTGGacacttcaaaacaaaaccagtccCTCCTTCAGGGCAAACCTGCGCTGAATGATTGGTAGGGCAACCAAACAGAAATCCTGCCAAGAAAATTCTTGCATGAGGTACACGTTCTACTTACTGAAGTGTCCTCATTCCAAGTAAAAACAGAACCACAACTTCCACAGTGACTTGCAGCTGTCACTAATGACACACAGGGTGCTAGCTGCAAAGCCCAAGAAAAATCTAACCTgagcattttaatttcttttgtattgCTGTTGATCAGATCTCCTTACCGAAAAGGTCCATCTGGCTTTTCCCCACGGAGAGAGAGGGACACTGCTGGAGGGAGATCGGAGACAACCACAGAAGACGGATTGAcaggcagcccagctgccatGGAGGGCCCGGGGCCCAGGGAGGAGAGGGCGGAGCGGGAGGCCAGCGAGGCCAGCGGGATCATGAGCGGGTCCTGCTGCCGGGCCATGGCCGGCCGCATCAGCGGCTGCAGGGTGCGGGTGATCGTCTGCCGCATCAGGGGCGGCGGTGGCGGTGGGGGTGGCGgcggcagctgctgctgctgttgctgctgctgctgctgaatctTACGGAGCCTTTTTGTGTAACCGGTTTCATTTTTGAAGTTGTTGACAGCCTAGAGGTAGGGAAACACGTTTGAGAAGGTGATAATAAACTTCAGTAGAAATATGAACAAAAGCATTTCTACAGGAAAATCACAGTGTGTTCCCGTAAGTGCTATTAATCCTAAACCAACTAACACACAGCTATGAACACATCCCATGGAACTCTGATATCAATGACTGATACCTCAGAGTCTCTGCATTAAAAGTACTTGGCTGTTAACATCCAGTTTGAAAGTGAGGACATCCCATTAAAGACAAGTGTGTCCTGAATTTGCCAGATTGTCTCTAATGAGCAGTAGGCTTCTGTAAAAACAGATTATGTATTTGAAAAGTAAACTTAGTTTTGTTGAGGTCAGCCTTGCTTAAGGAGatctaaattaatattttcatccCTTTCAGCTCTTTACAAATAGATTTTTCTAACAAAGAGTTCAGGCTAAAGTCACCATATTACCTGGCGCAGAAACTTGTTGGCGATTAAAGCATCAGGAGAAACATCTGTCTGATGGCAGGTGGGGCATGTGTGTTCCTCGGACTCCAGCAGTGCTGTTCTAATACCTGGGAATAATTAGAATATTTAAGTAGTTTATAGCCAAACTAAGTAAACTTTTTTGGTTCTCATTAATTACAAAAACAAGCGTATGATTAATGGGGAAATATGGTCTTAAATGGAAAGCATGAAGCTGTTCATGTTCTATAGTGGGAAAAACTGGCAgaggaacaggttgcccagagaagctgtagcatccctggaagtgttcaagaccagtCTGGATGGGATTCAGAGCAagctgggctagtggaaggCCAACTCAAACCACTCTGAAATTCTACAACAATTTCTAGCATACAGCAGAGGGTCAATATTTCACTGTGGTAATATGTAAAGATGCAGAGCAGACTGGCATGTGACAGCTCAATTGGTCTTTTTTCCACTCTAGTACAGCAAAAAGTCATTCCATGTTAATgaataaaacacatttcaaaaaacCATGAGGTTTGATTTCTGAAGGTTTTAACCAGCTCTAGGGAAGCACGTGGATGAAATGCCTCAATATCAGTTCTTCGTAGTGCGCAGTAAGTGCCCAAAGTTGGAGATATAATTCTGTGtgagggaaagggctgtggaCAAAATGAATGCATTCTATATTCTATTCTAATATGCActctcctcatcctcttccttctgcaggTAAAGAGGATTTAACTAGAAACttaaggagggaaaaaagctttctgccttttttccacCATCTACATAAGAAGAGTCTTTCCCTGCTCACGACATGCTGAAGTGTTCAACAGAACTAACAGCAATTTCCTTATCTCCTATTTCTGCTCTCAGAAGATCAAATTTGATGTCTGGAATTAACAAATTTGGCAGTAACACTTACATTCATCACAGTAACTGTTTCCACAGCAGGGAATAACAACCGCATCCGTCATTATATCCTTACAAATGAGACACAACAGCTCATCTGGAATAGGATCATCTTCttctgaggaggaggatggctCCTCAGGTAGGAAGGGAggcttctccttctttcctATAGCATAAGCTTCCCTGGAAGTAAAGTggggaaagcaaaagaaagaagttaAAGGGAAAAGTCTTCCAAGCTTTGAATTTTATCAAAAAAAGATAATATGTGGTATTCCTCCCCCTCTCCACTGGCCTTCCTAAACACAGCTGTTTATTTTGAACTGCTTTTCTATAGCCCTAACAGaagaagagggagggaggaattCTCCTGCAGAACTATCCAGTTCATTGGATCAACCAAGAAATCAGTTCAGACTAGAAAAACATTTAACAGCTTATATCAGGTGACATGCATCTCCTTTGCCAGAGGCTAAATGTAAATTGGAGGCTCAGGATAAAGCTGATATCCCAGTAATGACATTTTCTAAGTGAAAGAAGTCTGTGTTACAGCTTCCAAAAGGGAACATCCAGGTGAGAAAACCAGAAGGGCTACCAAGAGTATTTTAGAACAGCCACTGTTGCTCAGCACACACAAATGTTTTCCTAGTTTATAGCAAGAGGAAAACTTAAGCCTGCTTCACATCTGAGGGAGGGAGTTGCAGTCCAACAGCTGCTTTATTACATTTTACATGAAACCTTTGAAAGAC from Camarhynchus parvulus chromosome 14, STF_HiC, whole genome shotgun sequence includes the following:
- the RBBP6 gene encoding E3 ubiquitin-protein ligase RBBP6 isoform X2; amino-acid sequence: MSCVHYKFSSKLNYDTVTFDGLHISLSDLKRQIMGREKLKAADCDLQITNAQTKEEYTDDSALIPKNSSVIVRRIPIGGVKATSKTYVISRSEPVSGTSKAIDDSSASISLAQLTKTANLAEANASEEDKIKAMMTQSGHEYDPVNYMKKPVGPPPPSYTCFRCGKPGHYIKNCPTNGDKNFESVPRIKKSTGIPRSFMMEVKDPNTKGAMLTNTGKYAIPTIDAEAYAIGKKEKPPFLPEEPSSSSEEDDPIPDELLCLICKDIMTDAVVIPCCGNSYCDECIRTALLESEEHTCPTCHQTDVSPDALIANKFLRQAVNNFKNETGYTKRLRKIQQQQQQQQQQLPPPPPPPPPPLMRQTITRTLQPLMRPAMARQQDPLMIPLASLASRSALSSLGPGPSMAAGLPVNPSSVVVSDLPPAVSLSLRGEKPDGPFRDADAVLPPALMTAAELSKSSPLSISSLLEEKGYQVPVLRQPAIPSLLGPQGQSIPTTGHPMRAGALRRPGWELSNRGRPHSDRAQRTQAPSLPASAPVFVPVPPPPLYPPPPHALPLPPGVPPPQFPPQFPPGQPPSAGYTVPPPGYPPAPANMSSAWVPTAVPAAHSNTIPTTQAPPLSREEFYREQRRLKEEEKKKSKLDEFTNDFAKELMEYKKIQKERRRSFSRSKSPYSASSYSRSSYTYSKSRSGSSRSRSYSRSFSRSHSRSYSRSPPYQRRGKGKSRNYRSRSRSHGYHRSRSRSPPYRRYHSRSRSPVFRGQSPTKRTVPQGEAEREYFNRYREVPPYDMKAYYGRSVDFRDPFEKERYREWERNYREWYEKFYKGYAVGAQPRPPVNRENFSPERFGPPGTRRENSPYARGRREEYPAGQSHRNRNVAGNYPEKPGRESHGIKDPTKSKEKEVENPLGDGKGNKHKKHRKRRKGDENEGFPNVELLEGARKPREPVPTEDAKTDSLFMLPSRDDATPVRDEPMEADSIAFKPVSEKEKKEKDKPKAKVEKTKRKVEVAAAPKKDSVAKPAKASQEKVDPDREKSPRTEPPVKKVKEELPKTDSVKTSSSQKDEKALGTPRKAHPKVTKDHPETRPAKEEKAKKEHPKEAKAEKPSGKEEKSKKPAEKSKLSDAKLEKRKRKAEEKADKEHEATSAKAYKPESAELKTSPKGKAEPEGEKGERTPEKDKAAFLNNPSKKIKLNRETGKKIVSGENVPPGKEAVEKPEPSSSKVKAEKTKGKARRKVTAADGASSTLVDYTSTSSTGGSPVRKPEEKSDTKRTVIKTLEEYNNDITAPAEDVIIMIQVPQSKWDKDDFESEEEDIKSTTQVPPAVGKPTSVIKPVSAKAPNPLKHTEKETEPLEKIQKAAKETSYESTQHDAKSSKSSVSSEKGKTKDRDHSLSDKDSSEKRKSSVQPEKEHSERTAEQGNGKTVSQSSKDGRSSEKHDSGRGSAAKDFTPNRDKKSDHDGSREHSSSKRRDEKSESARRKDSPSRIRDSTAGQKSKPREERAEPPKKGPAEAKRSSYSPPRERKPAEHKAVHEPKRPAEEHKPPDKNPGKEKEKEKEKEKHVPEVKSNKEKEPGGNKPPVKQDSPEVKVEKENMAGQSDKGAAKPRPPVSSAARLSSDLTRETDEAAFVPDYNESDSESNVSAKDEEAAGKTPKEAKEKAVDKAKEEAAAPAPAEQPEVGRSQSQSSPSVSRSRSHSPSESQTRSHSSSASSGESQDSKKKKKKKEKKKHKKHKKHKKHKKHMGNETELEKSQKHKHKKKKSKKSKDKEKDDQKVKSVTT
- the RBBP6 gene encoding E3 ubiquitin-protein ligase RBBP6 isoform X1 gives rise to the protein MSCVHYKFSSKLNYDTVTFDGLHISLSDLKRQIMGREKLKAADCDLQITNAQTKEEYTDDSALIPKNSSVIVRRIPIGGVKATSKTYVMTPKSHKILETTFRSRSEPVSGTSKAIDDSSASISLAQLTKTANLAEANASEEDKIKAMMTQSGHEYDPVNYMKKPVGPPPPSYTCFRCGKPGHYIKNCPTNGDKNFESVPRIKKSTGIPRSFMMEVKDPNTKGAMLTNTGKYAIPTIDAEAYAIGKKEKPPFLPEEPSSSSEEDDPIPDELLCLICKDIMTDAVVIPCCGNSYCDECIRTALLESEEHTCPTCHQTDVSPDALIANKFLRQAVNNFKNETGYTKRLRKIQQQQQQQQQQLPPPPPPPPPPLMRQTITRTLQPLMRPAMARQQDPLMIPLASLASRSALSSLGPGPSMAAGLPVNPSSVVVSDLPPAVSLSLRGEKPDGPFRDADAVLPPALMTAAELSKSSPLSISSLLEEKGYQVPVLRQPAIPSLLGPQGQSIPTTGHPMRAGALRRPGWELSNRGRPHSDRAQRTQAPSLPASAPVFVPVPPPPLYPPPPHALPLPPGVPPPQFPPQFPPGQPPSAGYTVPPPGYPPAPANMSSAWVPTAVPAAHSNTIPTTQAPPLSREEFYREQRRLKEEEKKKSKLDEFTNDFAKELMEYKKIQKERRRSFSRSKSPYSASSYSRSSYTYSKSRSGSSRSRSYSRSFSRSHSRSYSRSPPYQRRGKGKSRNYRSRSRSHGYHRSRSRSPPYRRYHSRSRSPVFRGQSPTKRTVPQGEAEREYFNRYREVPPYDMKAYYGRSVDFRDPFEKERYREWERNYREWYEKFYKGYAVGAQPRPPVNRENFSPERFGPPGTRRENSPYARGRREEYPAGQSHRNRNVAGNYPEKPGRESHGIKDPTKSKEKEVENPLGDGKGNKHKKHRKRRKGDENEGFPNVELLEGARKPREPVPTEDAKTDSLFMLPSRDDATPVRDEPMEADSIAFKPVSEKEKKEKDKPKAKVEKTKRKVEVAAAPKKDSVAKPAKASQEKVDPDREKSPRTEPPVKKVKEELPKTDSVKTSSSQKDEKALGTPRKAHPKVTKDHPETRPAKEEKAKKEHPKEAKAEKPSGKEEKSKKPAEKSKLSDAKLEKRKRKAEEKADKEHEATSAKAYKPESAELKTSPKGKAEPEGEKGERTPEKDKAAFLNNPSKKIKLNRETGKKIVSGENVPPGKEAVEKPEPSSSKVKAEKTKGKARRKVTAADGASSTLVDYTSTSSTGGSPVRKPEEKSDTKRTVIKTLEEYNNDITAPAEDVIIMIQVPQSKWDKDDFESEEEDIKSTTQVPPAVGKPTSVIKPVSAKAPNPLKHTEKETEPLEKIQKAAKETSYESTQHDAKSSKSSVSSEKGKTKDRDHSLSDKDSSEKRKSSVQPEKEHSERTAEQGNGKTVSQSSKDGRSSEKHDSGRGSAAKDFTPNRDKKSDHDGSREHSSSKRRDEKSESARRKDSPSRIRDSTAGQKSKPREERAEPPKKGPAEAKRSSYSPPRERKPAEHKAVHEPKRPAEEHKPPDKNPGKEKEKEKEKEKHVPEVKSNKEKEPGGNKPPVKQDSPEVKVEKENMAGQSDKGAAKPRPPVSSAARLSSDLTRETDEAAFVPDYNESDSESNVSAKDEEAAGKTPKEAKEKAVDKAKEEAAAPAPAEQPEVGRSQSQSSPSVSRSRSHSPSESQTRSHSSSASSGESQDSKKKKKKKEKKKHKKHKKHKKHKKHMGNETELEKSQKHKHKKKKSKKSKDKEKDDQKVKSVTT